Proteins from one Nitrospirota bacterium genomic window:
- a CDS encoding YgiT-type zinc finger protein, producing MSLSRRSVPSSRAVQYCPLCGAKALRYQRGTIRLRVGGKVHTFVDLPYERCGHCRRKIFDYSTSQVMDMVVLRGRKSLAA from the coding sequence ATGTCTTTATCTCGTCGAAGCGTTCCATCTAGCAGGGCAGTACAGTATTGTCCGCTCTGCGGGGCAAAGGCGCTACGGTACCAACGGGGGACCATTCGCCTCCGCGTGGGCGGGAAGGTTCATACTTTTGTTGATCTTCCCTACGAGCGGTGTGGCCATTGCCGGCGGAAAATTTTTGACTATTCCACGAGCCAGGTTATGGACATGGTTGTTCTGCGGGGGCGCAAATCGCTCGCTGCATGA